The following coding sequences are from one Paenibacillus sp. FSL R5-0912 window:
- a CDS encoding D-Ala-D-Ala carboxypeptidase VanY, with product MKKWFFWVVLAGLLGLEWVHQGREAVVPGQDTPIVQVVTDHGSKNLTVIPKSRVHQGNLLLVNKEYPVHKPGVSKDIVNLSEHQELTEGYGLLDNKTMLSEQVAEQFSIMIGAAAGQGVQNFLISSGYRNNSEQKQLYEEKGAEYALPPGHSEHNLGLSLDIGSSQMAMSQAPEGQWLRDNAWDYGFILRYPEDKTDITGIQYEPWHFRYVGLPHSIIMRDKHFTLEEYLDYLKQQETITATVNDTEYQISYIAVSGNTPVPTPEGRHVEFSGNNIDGVIMTVYP from the coding sequence ATGAAGAAGTGGTTTTTTTGGGTTGTTCTTGCCGGTTTGCTTGGATTGGAGTGGGTGCACCAAGGCAGAGAAGCTGTTGTCCCCGGACAGGACACCCCAATCGTTCAAGTCGTTACGGACCACGGCTCCAAGAATCTGACGGTTATCCCTAAAAGCAGGGTTCATCAGGGCAATCTGCTGCTCGTCAACAAAGAATACCCTGTACATAAACCGGGAGTCAGTAAAGATATTGTGAATCTGTCTGAGCATCAGGAGCTGACCGAAGGCTATGGTCTGCTGGACAACAAGACGATGCTCTCCGAGCAGGTAGCGGAGCAGTTCTCGATTATGATAGGAGCTGCAGCCGGGCAGGGCGTCCAGAATTTCCTGATCAGCAGCGGATACCGGAACAACTCGGAGCAGAAGCAGCTCTATGAGGAGAAGGGAGCCGAATATGCCCTTCCACCGGGCCATAGCGAGCATAACCTGGGCTTGTCACTTGATATCGGCTCCTCGCAGATGGCGATGAGCCAGGCTCCGGAAGGGCAATGGCTTCGTGACAACGCCTGGGATTACGGATTTATCCTGCGCTATCCTGAAGATAAGACGGATATTACCGGCATCCAGTATGAGCCTTGGCATTTCCGTTATGTCGGCCTGCCGCACAGCATCATTATGCGGGATAAGCATTTCACCCTGGAAGAATACCTGGATTATCTGAAGCAGCAGGAGACGATTACCGCTACCGTTAACGATACAGAATATCAGATTTCCTATATAGCGGTCTCTGGAAATACTCCGGTTCCTACCCCTGAAGGCCGGCATGTGGAGTTCTCAGGCAATAATATCGATGGCGTTATTATGACGGTATATCCATAA
- a CDS encoding HAMP domain-containing sensor histidine kinase: MANLFRSFRFKMIFLLMLSMACSGAVTFVLYKSLQMYYTSQVKYEDTLARYRWMIAEFGDLNFFLIFFIPLALLFFFLFTKPYARYFKEISQHIRLLANGDFKSRISITSSDEFEDIAADLNLAKDKLQQAVERGDFAENSKDKLVLNLAHDLRTPLTSVLGYLDLVLKDGQLSADQVKHYTTIAYTKSQRLEKLIDELFEITRMNYGMLTVQKLPLDLSELLVQLNDELYPVLENNGLTARLALAPQMRISGDGELLARVFENLLTNAVRYGKDGQYVDIRCNPEGENALVQVINYGDSIPEEELPFLFDMFYTGDRARTHQEGSTGLGLFIAKNIVEQHHGTISVQSDTIRTLFEVRLPGLLK; the protein is encoded by the coding sequence ATGGCTAATCTGTTCCGCAGCTTCCGCTTCAAAATGATCTTTCTGTTGATGCTGAGTATGGCCTGCTCGGGCGCTGTTACTTTTGTGCTATATAAAAGCCTGCAAATGTACTATACCTCACAGGTTAAGTATGAGGACACGCTGGCCCGTTACCGCTGGATGATCGCTGAATTTGGCGACCTCAATTTCTTCCTGATCTTCTTCATCCCGCTGGCGCTGCTGTTCTTCTTCCTGTTCACCAAGCCTTATGCCCGTTATTTCAAAGAGATCTCCCAGCATATCCGCCTTCTGGCGAACGGCGATTTCAAGAGCCGCATCAGCATAACATCCAGCGATGAGTTCGAGGATATTGCCGCCGATTTGAATCTGGCCAAAGATAAGCTGCAGCAGGCTGTAGAACGCGGGGATTTCGCCGAGAACAGCAAGGACAAGCTCGTGCTCAATCTGGCTCATGATCTGCGGACACCGCTGACCTCCGTGCTGGGTTATCTGGATCTGGTGCTGAAGGACGGGCAGTTAAGCGCCGATCAGGTTAAGCATTACACAACGATTGCCTACACCAAATCGCAGCGGCTTGAGAAGCTGATTGATGAGCTGTTTGAGATTACCCGGATGAATTACGGCATGCTGACCGTCCAGAAGCTTCCGCTTGATCTAAGCGAGCTGCTCGTCCAGCTGAACGATGAGCTGTATCCTGTGCTGGAGAACAACGGGCTGACTGCCCGCCTTGCGCTGGCTCCGCAGATGAGAATATCCGGGGACGGCGAGCTGCTGGCCCGGGTGTTCGAGAACCTGTTGACCAATGCCGTACGTTATGGCAAAGACGGCCAGTATGTCGATATCCGCTGCAACCCGGAGGGAGAGAATGCGCTCGTCCAGGTGATCAACTATGGGGATAGCATCCCCGAGGAGGAGCTTCCCTTTCTCTTCGATATGTTCTACACCGGCGACCGGGCGCGGACCCATCAGGAGGGCAGTACCGGACTGGGCCTGTTCATTGCCAAAAATATCGTCGAGCAGCACCACGGCACGATCTCTGTCCAGAGTGACACGATCCGCACTCTCTTTGAGGTGCGGCTGCCGGGTCTGCTCAAGTAG
- a CDS encoding response regulator transcription factor: MKRITILIADDDAEIAELIGLHLEKEGYHPIKVTSGSAAVQAVQSQHIDLAVLDIMMPGMDGYEVTRQIREKHGLPIIFLSAKTSDLDKITGLVIGADDYMTKPFNPMELVARVNAQLRRSTQLNQPVTEQKAVLETGGLIIDPDRRSVTLYGQSVELTPKEFDILYLLASYPKKVFSAEHLFRQVWGEAYYEGGNTVMVHIRTLRKKLGEEQTKNMWIKTIWGVGYTFNG, translated from the coding sequence ATGAAACGTATTACGATTCTTATCGCCGATGACGATGCGGAAATTGCTGAGCTGATCGGACTGCATCTGGAAAAAGAGGGCTATCACCCCATCAAGGTTACAAGCGGATCAGCGGCTGTGCAGGCGGTCCAATCCCAGCATATTGATCTGGCGGTATTGGATATTATGATGCCCGGCATGGACGGGTATGAGGTGACCCGGCAAATCCGGGAGAAGCACGGGCTGCCGATTATTTTTTTGAGCGCCAAGACTTCGGACCTGGATAAAATCACCGGACTTGTCATCGGCGCCGACGATTATATGACCAAGCCGTTCAACCCTATGGAGCTGGTCGCCAGAGTGAATGCGCAGCTTCGCCGGTCCACTCAGCTGAATCAGCCGGTTACGGAGCAAAAGGCAGTGCTGGAAACAGGAGGTCTGATCATTGATCCGGACCGCCGGTCGGTGACGCTGTACGGACAATCGGTTGAGCTGACGCCGAAGGAATTCGATATCCTCTATCTGCTGGCCAGCTATCCCAAGAAGGTGTTTAGTGCAGAGCATCTCTTCCGGCAGGTCTGGGGTGAAGCCTATTATGAGGGTGGGAACACGGTCATGGTTCATATCCGCACCCTGCGGAAGAAACTTGGCGAAGAACAGACCAAAAATATGTGGATCAAAACGATCTGGGGGGTAGGGTACACATTCAATGGCTAA
- a CDS encoding sensor histidine kinase gives MVGIWEFVRHQFLMQYISMDMGNYLTPVLVFLFSIVLLLPLFRMLERSQRELERERAATTAMEARELLAKELHDGMAQSLFLLSVRIDRLEQNRKDGEISAESVNQIKKTVHEVNRYVRQAIANLKVPVSGKESFSLERSIQEQLAGIAGEVMIEVSLDWHLDEQALTAAEQAELLSCIREAIINVRKHTRAGKVSVSGQGDRLNWNVDVADNGAGFVHADPFAVSGSYGLQIMRERARSMGWKLNLQSGSAGTVVEISKGGTTDGTLPGADRR, from the coding sequence ATGGTCGGCATCTGGGAGTTTGTGCGGCATCAGTTCCTGATGCAGTACATCTCCATGGACATGGGAAACTACTTAACTCCGGTGCTTGTCTTTCTGTTCAGTATCGTTCTGCTCCTGCCGCTCTTCCGGATGCTTGAACGGAGCCAGCGGGAGCTGGAACGGGAGCGGGCGGCAACTACGGCGATGGAAGCGCGTGAGCTGCTGGCCAAGGAGCTGCATGACGGGATGGCACAGTCGCTGTTTCTGCTCTCCGTGCGGATTGACCGCCTGGAACAGAACCGCAAAGACGGAGAGATCAGCGCAGAGAGCGTGAATCAGATCAAGAAAACAGTGCACGAAGTCAACCGCTATGTGCGCCAGGCCATTGCCAATCTGAAGGTGCCGGTCAGCGGCAAAGAGAGCTTCTCCCTGGAGCGGTCCATTCAAGAGCAGCTTGCCGGAATAGCCGGGGAAGTGATGATTGAGGTATCACTGGACTGGCATCTGGACGAGCAGGCGCTAACGGCAGCGGAACAGGCTGAGCTGTTGTCCTGCATCCGCGAGGCCATTATTAACGTGCGCAAGCATACGCGTGCAGGTAAAGTATCTGTCTCCGGCCAAGGCGATAGGCTGAATTGGAACGTGGATGTTGCCGATAACGGCGCCGGATTCGTGCATGCCGATCCTTTTGCGGTGAGTGGAAGTTATGGTCTTCAGATTATGAGAGAACGGGCACGCAGCATGGGCTGGAAGCTTAACTTACAATCCGGTTCTGCCGGAACAGTGGTAGAGATTTCGAAAGGGGGGACGACGGATGGAACGCTGCCGGGTGCTGATCGTAGATGA
- a CDS encoding response regulator — MERCRVLIVDDHAHAREAMSEIVALDERFDVIGAVASGAEAIVWTGQWMPDLILIDIEMPGMDGLETTRRIKLEYPYVKIVIVTVSDEISYLFEALKQGAQGYLLKNLAPSTWIEYLLAIVSEEVPLSRELAFQILKEFAVTSVKEEREALTAREKEILGCVSSGSTNKEIAATLGISEHTVKNHLKNILQKLQLQNRTQLTRYAMEQGLASRERDFPGKR, encoded by the coding sequence ATGGAACGCTGCCGGGTGCTGATCGTAGATGACCATGCGCATGCTCGTGAAGCGATGAGTGAGATTGTGGCGCTGGATGAACGTTTCGATGTGATCGGCGCTGTTGCGAGCGGGGCGGAGGCGATTGTCTGGACGGGGCAATGGATGCCGGACCTGATTCTGATTGACATCGAGATGCCGGGAATGGACGGTCTGGAGACTACGCGGCGCATTAAGCTGGAATATCCGTATGTGAAGATCGTCATCGTCACGGTATCGGATGAGATCTCCTATCTGTTCGAAGCGCTCAAACAGGGAGCGCAGGGGTATCTCCTGAAGAACCTGGCTCCGTCGACCTGGATAGAGTATTTGCTGGCAATTGTAAGTGAGGAGGTTCCGCTGAGCCGGGAGCTGGCTTTTCAGATTCTGAAAGAGTTCGCCGTGACCTCCGTCAAGGAGGAGCGGGAGGCATTAACGGCGCGGGAGAAGGAAATACTGGGCTGTGTATCTTCCGGGTCAACGAATAAGGAGATTGCGGCCACCCTCGGGATCTCTGAGCACACCGTCAAGAATCACCTCAAGAACATTCTCCAGAAGCTCCAGCTCCAGAACCGCACGCAGCTAACCCGGTATGCCATGGAGCAGGGACTGGCTTCGCGGGAGCGGGATTTTCCGGGGAAAAGATAG
- a CDS encoding YcnI family copper-binding membrane protein — translation MNRLFRKIAALAVPVAAALMVFAAVASAHVTVSPASSSTGAWETYTLKVPSEKDIATVQVDLRIPAGAAFKQYEASPGWDVTVDGDKVSWIANGDGIQAGQFQRFYFTVQNPAAAGDIAWNAYQHYADGSVVQWSGEEGSESPHSITAIAEASGGGTHSHGSMDMADNGTMTMDEHEAIMEEEGNSSSVSPMLYIALGISLLSFLLAAIALLRGKKE, via the coding sequence TTGAACAGACTTTTCCGTAAAATAGCAGCCCTGGCCGTACCTGTGGCCGCAGCACTAATGGTATTCGCAGCCGTGGCAAGTGCGCATGTAACGGTCAGCCCGGCATCGTCAAGCACTGGTGCCTGGGAGACTTATACGCTCAAAGTACCGTCCGAGAAAGACATTGCTACTGTGCAGGTTGATCTGCGCATCCCGGCCGGAGCTGCGTTCAAGCAATACGAGGCTTCTCCCGGCTGGGACGTAACAGTGGATGGCGACAAGGTCAGCTGGATCGCGAACGGGGACGGCATTCAGGCCGGACAGTTCCAGCGCTTCTACTTCACCGTCCAGAACCCGGCCGCCGCAGGCGATATCGCCTGGAATGCCTATCAGCATTATGCCGACGGCAGCGTGGTCCAGTGGTCCGGCGAAGAAGGCTCGGAATCCCCGCATTCCATCACAGCGATTGCCGAAGCTTCCGGCGGAGGCACCCACTCCCACGGCTCCATGGACATGGCGGATAACGGCACCATGACCATGGACGAGCATGAGGCGATTATGGAGGAAGAGGGGAACAGCTCCAGCGTGTCACCGATGCTGTACATTGCGCTCGGCATCTCGCTGCTGTCCTTCCTGCTGGCGGCAATTGCTTTGCTGCGGGGGAAGAAGGAGTAG
- a CDS encoding serine hydrolase domain-containing protein, protein MNTVLLDELVALVNKQNLRVLNVVVRQNGELMARHDFEEEQPHLLYSASKTFTSMAVGIAVHEGNFKLDDLVVDFFPDYFHTCSNNTEFLKRITIHHLLCMGSGHAECPVNKADWRSGQKWDIAELFFEEPVVFEPGTHFTYDNSATYMLSRIISSTTGANLDDYLYEKIFHPLDIPKPEWDRCPLGFPQGFSGLHLTAEYLSRFGQLLLNKGAWNGQQLIPSGYVEQATSVQIKTDDFTPDFATPDYHQGYGYQLWMNSYPNSYRLDGMYGQYVIMLPDKNAVVTYVSNEPNKMTAIIELTWNTLVDKL, encoded by the coding sequence ATGAACACTGTACTATTAGACGAATTGGTAGCATTGGTGAACAAGCAGAATCTGCGCGTTTTGAATGTGGTGGTCAGACAGAACGGTGAGCTGATGGCCAGGCATGATTTTGAGGAGGAACAGCCGCACCTACTATACTCTGCAAGCAAAACCTTTACTTCCATGGCTGTGGGGATTGCCGTTCATGAGGGAAATTTCAAACTTGATGATCTTGTAGTAGATTTCTTTCCTGATTATTTCCATACCTGCAGTAATAACACGGAATTTCTGAAAAGGATCACGATCCATCATTTGCTGTGTATGGGGTCCGGGCATGCGGAATGTCCGGTGAATAAGGCGGATTGGAGAAGCGGGCAGAAATGGGATATTGCTGAGCTGTTTTTTGAGGAGCCGGTTGTCTTTGAGCCTGGGACTCATTTCACCTATGATAATTCAGCCACCTATATGCTCTCCAGAATCATTAGCAGCACTACTGGAGCAAACCTGGACGACTATCTGTATGAGAAAATATTCCACCCGCTTGATATTCCCAAGCCGGAGTGGGACAGATGTCCGCTGGGATTCCCGCAAGGGTTCTCGGGGTTACACTTAACCGCAGAGTATTTATCCAGATTCGGACAGCTGCTCCTGAATAAAGGCGCGTGGAACGGGCAACAGCTCATTCCATCCGGTTATGTGGAGCAAGCAACTTCCGTCCAGATAAAGACTGATGATTTCACTCCTGACTTTGCAACCCCAGATTATCACCAGGGTTACGGATATCAGCTGTGGATGAACTCCTATCCTAACTCCTACCGGCTCGACGGAATGTATGGCCAGTATGTAATTATGCTTCCGGATAAGAACGCAGTGGTTACCTATGTATCCAACGAACCGAATAAAATGACCGCGATTATTGAGCTGACCTGGAATACGTTAGTGGATAAGTTGTAA
- a CDS encoding DUF4279 domain-containing protein: protein MNGSCSFTIRNEALDFDYITKRLAFKPNSILKKGQAIRKEAVTQAPFDIWRYEVIISEEVEPEEALQLLPNDLTPNFKEINELTSLYKDVGIDCYLRSGYGQMGL from the coding sequence ATGAACGGTAGTTGTTCTTTCACAATACGTAATGAAGCTTTAGATTTTGATTACATTACTAAAAGATTAGCATTTAAACCAAATTCAATCCTGAAAAAGGGGCAGGCCATCAGAAAAGAAGCAGTGACTCAGGCTCCCTTTGATATTTGGCGATATGAAGTAATAATATCTGAAGAAGTTGAACCGGAAGAAGCACTACAGCTTTTACCGAATGATCTAACTCCCAACTTTAAAGAAATTAATGAGTTAACAAGTCTTTATAAAGATGTTGGAATTGATTGTTACTTGAGATCGGGTTATGGCCAAATGGGCTTGTAG
- a CDS encoding purple acid phosphatase family protein: MNDLKTFIIIGIIVVVLIILALGLERLKSERAAGGRAEFSGSLYDLVSTFKGDAATSRAFTWYTGDPGADGWLEVIKGKTSDFTGDGVIKVQAANTTVKTDQGTAGVHKAEITGLEPGTRYTYRVGSGEEEEWSPAYGFSTAEADSGQVTFINVTDSQGVTDADFAIWGNTLEQAFKTFPAAEFIVHNGDFTEDSEDSAAWNSFFGYVQNRVASVPLMPVTGNHDEIDEEAELFTSHFNLPDNWAKGSIAGTSYSFDYGPVHVTVLNTESNLKKQADWLKKDLAGTDKPWTIVAMHRPAYGGNMYSKVEDWTAIFDKYKVDLVLQGHNHEYSRSYPLRAGQIVPESDGGNVTTGGTVYVVTNASGAKFNGKKEDLFYHKVHFQNNKPMFAGITVSGDTLTYQAYDTDGNKLDEFVLKH; this comes from the coding sequence ATGAACGACTTGAAAACATTTATTATCATCGGAATTATAGTCGTTGTATTGATCATACTGGCACTTGGCCTGGAGCGGCTCAAATCGGAGCGGGCCGCAGGGGGAAGAGCTGAATTCTCAGGTTCACTCTACGATCTGGTCAGTACGTTTAAGGGGGATGCGGCCACCAGCCGCGCCTTTACCTGGTACACCGGGGACCCCGGAGCAGACGGCTGGCTTGAGGTAATAAAGGGCAAGACGTCTGATTTTACCGGAGATGGGGTCATTAAGGTTCAGGCAGCCAATACCACGGTCAAGACGGATCAGGGTACAGCAGGCGTGCACAAAGCCGAGATTACCGGACTGGAGCCGGGAACACGCTACACTTACCGGGTAGGCAGCGGAGAGGAAGAGGAGTGGAGCCCCGCATACGGGTTCAGCACTGCGGAAGCGGACAGCGGTCAGGTGACCTTTATCAACGTTACGGATTCCCAGGGAGTAACAGATGCGGATTTCGCAATCTGGGGCAACACTTTGGAACAGGCATTCAAGACCTTCCCGGCAGCAGAGTTTATTGTGCATAATGGTGATTTTACTGAAGATTCGGAGGATAGTGCGGCGTGGAATAGCTTCTTTGGCTATGTTCAGAACAGGGTGGCCAGTGTGCCCCTCATGCCGGTGACCGGTAACCATGACGAGATTGATGAAGAGGCGGAGCTGTTTACCTCACATTTCAATCTGCCGGATAACTGGGCCAAGGGTTCGATCGCCGGCACTTCCTATTCCTTCGATTACGGCCCGGTCCATGTGACTGTGCTGAACACAGAGAGTAATCTGAAGAAGCAGGCTGACTGGCTGAAGAAGGATCTGGCAGGTACGGATAAGCCGTGGACAATCGTAGCGATGCACCGTCCGGCGTATGGAGGGAACATGTACAGTAAGGTCGAGGACTGGACGGCGATTTTTGACAAATACAAGGTGGATCTTGTGCTGCAGGGACATAATCATGAGTATTCCCGTTCTTATCCGCTGCGCGCCGGTCAAATTGTACCCGAGAGTGATGGTGGCAATGTTACAACAGGCGGAACGGTCTATGTGGTGACCAACGCCTCCGGGGCCAAATTCAACGGGAAGAAGGAAGACTTGTTCTACCATAAGGTTCATTTCCAGAATAACAAACCGATGTTCGCGGGAATCACGGTTAGCGGGGATACCCTGACTTATCAGGCGTATGATACAGACGGCAACAAGCTGGATGAGTTTGTTTTGAAGCATTAG